In Malania oleifera isolate guangnan ecotype guangnan chromosome 8, ASM2987363v1, whole genome shotgun sequence, a single window of DNA contains:
- the LOC131162858 gene encoding LOW QUALITY PROTEIN: receptor-like protein 30 (The sequence of the model RefSeq protein was modified relative to this genomic sequence to represent the inferred CDS: inserted 4 bases in 2 codons; deleted 1 base in 1 codon; substituted 2 bases at 2 genomic stop codons) has translation MDGESSLYEPTDIVDGLRRARIHSPGSCLASWNFSVDPCDCAFSDRFTCAIRCDRLVSGSPRVTEISFDQAGYTGSLSSATWSLPYLQTLELSGYSLSNLTRLRRLGLSRNSFSGEIPASIGSLSSLEELCLDANSFRGRIPYSFSGLIRLKRLELQENKLSGEFPDLGSLRSLYFLDAGDNEIAGRVPALFPVSLTELSLRNNYFEGNLPENIGDLRSLQVMDLSHNRLTGFISSXKHLSLQXLTLAHNNFTILQEAGNETGVRSKLVALDLSHNELRDFXPAFMASMPKLRALSLEHKKFTGMIPVQYALKAXASFHRPLLGGNYLFGPIPGPLMGLKPGSINVSLVDNCLYNICSFLVAAKAVFPILTCQSAF, from the exons GGCTGAGAAGAGCCAGGATCCATTCGCCCGGATCTTGCCTGGCCTCGTGGAACTTTTCCGTGGACCCATGCGACTGCGCCTTCTCCGACCGGTTCACCTGCGCCATAAGGTGCGACCGCCTCGTCTCCGGCTCACCCCGAGTCACCGAGATTTCTTTCGACCAGGCGGGTTACACCGGTTCTCTCTCCTCCGCCACGTGGTCCCTCCCTTACCTTCAGACTCTCGAACTCTCCGGTTACTCGCTCTCAAACCTGACTCGCCTCCGCCGACTCGGTCTTTCACGTAACTCGTTTTCCGGCGAGATACCCGCCTCGATCGGGTCTCTCTCCAGCCTAGAGGAGTTATGTCTCGACGCCAACAGCTTCCGCGGCCGCATCCCGTACAGCTTCAGTGGCCTAATTCGCTTGAAAAGACTC GAACTCCAGGAAAACAAGCTCTCCGGCGAGTTTCCCGATCTGGGTTCTCTCAGAAGCCTCTATTTTCTCGACGCCGGTGACAATGAGATCGCCGGGCGAGTGCCGGCGCTTTTTCCGGTGTCGCTTACTGAGCTCTCCTTGCGAAACAACTACTTCGAAGGCAATCTCCCAGAAAATATAGGCGATTTGAGATCTCTGCAGGTGATGGATCTGAGCCACAATAGACTGACCGGTTTTATATCGTC GAAACACCTATCTTTGCAGTAGCTCACACTCGCTCACAACAACTTCACGATCTTGCAAGAAGCGGGTAACGAAACGGGTGTCCGGAGCAAGTTGGTAGCTCTGGATCTGAGCCACAACGAGCTAAGGGATTTCTAGCCGGCGTTCATGGCGTCGATGCCGAAGCTGAGGGCTCTGTCGCTGGAGCACAAGAAGTTCACAGGGATGATACCGGTGCAGTATGCCCTAAAAGC GGCGTCGTTTCATAGGCCGTTGTTGGGCGGGAACTACTTGTTTGGGCCTATACCGGGCCCTTTAATGGGCCTGAAACCGGGGTCTATTAATGTGAGCCTGGTGGACAATTGTTTGTACAACATAT GTAGCTTTCTGGTG